The window CGAAGGATTTAAAGAACTCATTGGTTCTTGAAAAATTATAGATATTTTTTTTCCTCTTATTTTCTGAAATCCTTTTTCGTCTAATTTTGTTAGGTCTTCGTTTTTATATAAAATGCTTCCGTTCGTGATTTTGGAGATGTTTTTTGGTAATAACCCTAATATAGCCAAGGTAGAAACCGATTTTCCTGAACCAGATTCCCCAACAATACCTAATATTTCATTTTCATTTAAATGATAAGAAATGTTGTGAATAATTTCTTTTTCTTCCTTTTTATTAAAGAAGGAAATAGATAGATTTTCAACAGCAAGTATTTTGTTTTTTAACATGGTTAAAAATAGCATTTTTAGTCATAAAAATTACGGGAAAACCGTAAAATATAAGGGTTTTTTTACAGAAAAAATGTATTTCATCGAAAAAGCATCAATTAATTATTTATTTGAATCAAAAATATTACTTTCAGCAAAATATTAACCAAAAAATTACAATATTCGTATGAAAAAGAACTTTACATTATCAATTATGTGTTTTTTAATGGTAGCTTCCATTTTCGCTCAAGATCGAAGATGTGCTACCATGGAAAACCTGGAATACAGAAAGCAATTAGATCCACAATTGGAGCAACGAATGACTGAGATAGAGAATTTCACTCAGGCAAAAATTCAAGCATTAGAAAATAATCCCAATGCATATAGAGTAGATGGTAGTATTATTACGATTCCAGTAGTAGTACATGTGTTATATACGAATAGTACAGAAAACATTAGCGTTGCACAAATACAATCGCAATTAGATGTTTTAAATGAAGATTTTAGACGTACTAACCCGGACGCGGATAATACGTGGTCTCAAGCCGCAGATACACAGATAGAATTCTGTTTATCTACTGTAGATCCTAATGGAAATGCTACAACTGGTATTACTAGAAAATCTACAACAAGATCTGATTGGGGAGCAAATGACGAAGCGAAGCGTTCTTCTTCAGGAGGAATAGATCCTTGGAACACTGCCGAATACCTTAATATGTGGATTGTACCAAAAATGACTACGACTTCTGGAGGGCAAACGATTAATCTTTTAGGTTATGCGCAATTCCCTGGAGGTTCTGCGGCAACAGATGGATTAGTAATGATTTACAATGCTTTTGGTCGCACAGGAGCAGTAAGTTCTCCGTATGATGGAGGAAGAACAACTACACATGAAATAGGACACTACTTTAATTTACGTCACATTTGGGGAGACTCTAATTGTGGTAACGATTTTGTAAGTGATACACCAACACATCAAACTTCTAACTATGGTTGTCCAACTGGGCAAACTTCTTGTTCTTCTACAGATATGGTGGAGAATTATATGGATTATACCAATGACTCTTGTATGAACTTATTCACACAAGGACAAAAAACAAGAATGCGCGCTGTGTTAGAGGCAGGAGGAGCAAGACGTACTTTAGCATTATCTGATAAATGTGGAGCAACAGGAACTACACCAACATGTACAGATGGTATTCAAAATGGAGATGAAACTGGAATAGATTGTGGAGGTTCTTCTTGTGCACCATGTCAAACTGGAACACAATATTGCGATTCGCAAGGTAACAATGCTAATGATGAGTATATTTCTAGAGTGCAAGTAGGTACTATTAACAATACTTCTGGAGCACAATTATATTCGGATTTCACAAGTGTTTCTACAGATCTAGATACAGGTTCTAGTTATACATTAACAGTAACGCCAACATGGACAGGTTCTTCATATAGTGAAGGATATGCTGCTTGGATAGATTATAATGATGATGGTGATTTTACAGATGCTGGAGAGCAAATATTTTCTTTAGCTGCATCATCGGTAACACCAGCAAGCGGTTCATTTACAGTGCCAACAGGAACAGCAAGTGGAGATAAAAGATTACGTGTTTCTATGAAATATAATGGAGTACCAACATCTTGTGAAGCTTTTTCTTATGGAGAAGTAGAAGATTATACCGTAAATATTACTACTGGAGTTGCAGATACTGTGAAACCAGTGATTACCTTAACAGGAAGTGCAACGATTAACTTAACGGTTGGTGATACGTACAGTGAGTTAGGTGCTACTGCAACAGATAATATAGATGGAAACTTAACTTCTAGTATAGTAATAACAGGAACTGTAAATACAAATACTGCAGGTACCTATACCAGAAACTATAATGTTAGTGATGCAGCAGGTAATCCAGCAGACCAAGTATCTAGATCTATAGTGGTAAGTCCAGCAAGTACAACTGGATGTTCTGGAGCTATTTCTTCATTCCCTTATAACGAAGGTTTTGAATCTAGTTTTGGAGCTTGGACCCAAGGAACTGGAGATGATTTTAACTGGACAAGACAATCTGGTGCTACACCTTCAAGTAACACTGGGCCATCTAGTGCATCAGAAGGTTCTCAATATATTTTTATGGAGTCTTCTTCTCCTAACTACTCTACAAAGAGAGCTATTCTAAATTCTCCTTGTTTTGATTTAAATGGAGAATCTCAAGCTACTTTTACCTTTGCATACCATATGTATGGTACTACAGCAATGGGAAGCTTAGCTGTAGAAGCAAGTAGTAATAACGGAAGTTCTTGGGCAAGTGTTTGGAGTGTATCAGGAAATCAAGGAAATGCTTGGGAAACAGCATCTGTAGATTTATCTGCGTATGCAGGAGGAACTGTGCAACTACGTTTTAATGGTGTTACAGGAACCACATGGCAAGGAGATATGGCAGTAGATGCTGTAAGCTTATCTACATCAGGTGGGTCAACAGGTACTACTACAGATGTTTCATTATCTATTACTTTCGATAATTATCCAGAAGAAACATCTTGGACAATCACAGATGGTTCTAATAGTGTGGTAGCATCCGGAGGAACGTACGGAAATCAAGCAGATGGTTCTACATTAAACCTTAATGAAACACTACCTGCAGGATGTTATTCCTTTACAATTAGTGATGTTTATGGTGACGGTATTTGCTGTTCTTATGGAAATGGATCCTATTCTCTAACAGATGGAGGAAACGTATTAGTAAGCGGAAGTTCTTTTACTAGCTCAGAAACAACAACCTTTTGTGTTGGTGGAGCATCAAGCGCTACGTACAGTTATGCTGCAAGTACCGTAGAGACTTTAGATAATCAGTTTAAACTGTATCCTAATCCAGTGAAGCAAACGCTTAATGTAAGTCTAATCGGTTTAGAAGCGCAACGTTTCGAGATTAAAAACTTGTTAGGACAAACCGTACTTCAAGGTAGATATACCAATAGCATTAATGTTTCTAAATTACAAGACGGTATGTATGTTTTACAATTGCATATTGGAGAGAAAACAAAAGTTAAAAAGTTTATAAAACATTAATAATTAATCCTCAGAATTAGTTTATTTTAAAGTCCAGAGTGAAAGCTCTGGGCTTTTTTTATTATTCCTTTTTTTAGAAAAAGTTGTTTTTATTTTTGGTCAAATTTTTTTGAAGAAAAAAACCAGGCTCTCGGCAGTCGCTCTCTGTGAGGAGCTCCAACAAAGCCTCCATCCTTTTTGCGATACTAAACTAAATATGAATAATCTCGTTATCATGAAGTAAATCATCTCCACGAAGTCTTAAGAAGATTTGTGCCACTGCAATCGTATCCTTTTCACAGTAAACAACAATTCTATCTATTTCTTTTTCCTGGTAATATACTCGGTACACCTCACTACCATCAATATCATCTTTGGGAGAAGGGATTCCTAAAACATTGGTTAATAATTTTAAAGAAGTATAGGTTTTATAGTCGCCAAATTTCCACAGTTCTAGCGTATCTAGATGCGGTACTTCCCAAGGTTTTTTACCAAATAGATTTAGTTTGTATGGTAATTCAATATGATGAATAATCATACGTCTAGCAATGTACGGAAAGTCAAATTCCTTCCCGTTATGCGCACAAAGCAAATGTTTGGCTTGGCTAAAATGCGAAAGTATTAAGTTTTTAAAGTCTTTTAAAAGTTTAGGTTCTTCGCCATAAAAGGAAGTAACTCTAAAAGTTCTTACATCATTTGTTATAGAAAAATAGCCAACAGAAATACATACAATTTTACCAAACTCCGCCCAAATTCCTGCACGATCATAAAATTCTTCGGCCGTAAATTCTTCTTTTCTTTGGTAACGTGATTTGGCATCCCAAAGTTCTTGTTTCGTTTTGTCTAGCTCTGAAAATTTTTCCGTTTCCGGAACCGTTTCAATATCTAAAAACAATATGTCTTCCAAGTTTAGTTTACTAATCATGTTTTCTTTCCGCGAAAGCGGTATTTTTTTTAATTATTCAACATCTTATAGGCTTCTTCAATATACAGCGAGATATCATTTGTATACGCTCCAATTCCTGCATCCGGAGATTTTCGGTGTCCTAAACGGACAATAATAACATTGTCTTCTGGTTGCACAATTACATATTGTCCAAGGTGCCCACGCATCATGAAAAAGTCTTTTCCGTTTTGGTTTTTAAGCCACCATCCATAACCATATTCTGGACTAGCAGGAAAACGAGGTTTTAAAGATTTTGCTACAAAAGTAGAATCTAGTATCTGTTTTCCATTCCATTTTCCATGGTCTTTGTATAGTTTTCCAAAACGCGCAAAGTCTTTCGCATTACTTGCAATACAGCAATATGCTTTTACCAAATCATGATCTTCACTGTCTACTTGCCAAAGCGTAGCGTTTTCACTTCCTAAAGGTTTCCAGAAACTTTCGGTTAAGTACGTATATAATTTTTTTCCAGTAGCCTTTTCTATTACCATGGCAAGCATTTGCGTGTCGCCACTTGCGTATTTAAAAGCCTTTCCAGGAGCTGTAACTACTTTTAAACCATTCATAACTTTCGCTAAGTCGTCATCAAAATACGCACGTGTGGTAATCGATAATGGCGAATAGTACGCTTCGTCCCAATTGGTTCCAGATGCCATACTACTTAAATCGCCAACCGTCATTTTTGCTGCTTCACCATCGCAAAATTCAGGTAGGAAATCGCAAACAGGTTGGTCTAAACTTTTAATATAACCGTCTTTAATTGCTTTTCCCATTAAGCCAGAAACATAGCTTTTTGCCATAGAAAAGGAATTGGATTTAGAGTCTTTATTGTAACCATCATAATAGTTTTCAAACCAAACGCTATCGTTTTTAATAATTACGTATGCGATAGTTCCCCAGTCTTTATTCGCTTTTTGTAAAGATTCTGTTTCTGTTACCGTATTATAGTTTTTATGGTTTGGCCAAGGTTGAGGTGTGCCGTTTTCTATAACTTGGTTATCAAATCTTTTATAATCATCTAAAAAAGCTGTGGTATAACCGCGCATATAAATAGTACGAACCGCCTTTATTAGATAATCGGTATCTGTGATGTATAGAACAGCAACAGTTAAACCTATTACGATAACTAAGAATTTAAATATTTTTTTTAAAAATTTCATAATGCTTTACAGTTTATAAATATAGAATATTTTCTCTAAAAAAAGAAATGTGAGTTATTATTAAAAAAGGGTGTGTTGTTTATACGGACTTTCGTGTTCTAGTAGCCATTGTTTTCGTTGTAATCCTCCTGCATAACCTGTTAGACTTCCATCACTGCCAATTACACGATGGCATGGCACGATAATCCAAAGTGGATTTTTACCATTGACATTTGCAACTGCTCGGATGGCCTTTACGTCTCCAAGTTGTTGGGATAGCTTAAGGTATGAGGTGGTTTTACCATAAGGAATGTTGCGTAATTCTTGCCAAACACGTTTTTGAAAATCGGTGCCTTCTGCGTTTATTTTAAAATGGAATTGTTTGCGTTCCCCTTTAAAATATTCTTGT is drawn from Lacinutrix sp. WUR7 and contains these coding sequences:
- a CDS encoding GEVED domain-containing protein, encoding MKKNFTLSIMCFLMVASIFAQDRRCATMENLEYRKQLDPQLEQRMTEIENFTQAKIQALENNPNAYRVDGSIITIPVVVHVLYTNSTENISVAQIQSQLDVLNEDFRRTNPDADNTWSQAADTQIEFCLSTVDPNGNATTGITRKSTTRSDWGANDEAKRSSSGGIDPWNTAEYLNMWIVPKMTTTSGGQTINLLGYAQFPGGSAATDGLVMIYNAFGRTGAVSSPYDGGRTTTHEIGHYFNLRHIWGDSNCGNDFVSDTPTHQTSNYGCPTGQTSCSSTDMVENYMDYTNDSCMNLFTQGQKTRMRAVLEAGGARRTLALSDKCGATGTTPTCTDGIQNGDETGIDCGGSSCAPCQTGTQYCDSQGNNANDEYISRVQVGTINNTSGAQLYSDFTSVSTDLDTGSSYTLTVTPTWTGSSYSEGYAAWIDYNDDGDFTDAGEQIFSLAASSVTPASGSFTVPTGTASGDKRLRVSMKYNGVPTSCEAFSYGEVEDYTVNITTGVADTVKPVITLTGSATINLTVGDTYSELGATATDNIDGNLTSSIVITGTVNTNTAGTYTRNYNVSDAAGNPADQVSRSIVVSPASTTGCSGAISSFPYNEGFESSFGAWTQGTGDDFNWTRQSGATPSSNTGPSSASEGSQYIFMESSSPNYSTKRAILNSPCFDLNGESQATFTFAYHMYGTTAMGSLAVEASSNNGSSWASVWSVSGNQGNAWETASVDLSAYAGGTVQLRFNGVTGTTWQGDMAVDAVSLSTSGGSTGTTTDVSLSITFDNYPEETSWTITDGSNSVVASGGTYGNQADGSTLNLNETLPAGCYSFTISDVYGDGICCSYGNGSYSLTDGGNVLVSGSSFTSSETTTFCVGGASSATYSYAASTVETLDNQFKLYPNPVKQTLNVSLIGLEAQRFEIKNLLGQTVLQGRYTNSINVSKLQDGMYVLQLHIGEKTKVKKFIKH
- a CDS encoding serine hydrolase, with amino-acid sequence MKFLKKIFKFLVIVIGLTVAVLYITDTDYLIKAVRTIYMRGYTTAFLDDYKRFDNQVIENGTPQPWPNHKNYNTVTETESLQKANKDWGTIAYVIIKNDSVWFENYYDGYNKDSKSNSFSMAKSYVSGLMGKAIKDGYIKSLDQPVCDFLPEFCDGEAAKMTVGDLSSMASGTNWDEAYYSPLSITTRAYFDDDLAKVMNGLKVVTAPGKAFKYASGDTQMLAMVIEKATGKKLYTYLTESFWKPLGSENATLWQVDSEDHDLVKAYCCIASNAKDFARFGKLYKDHGKWNGKQILDSTFVAKSLKPRFPASPEYGYGWWLKNQNGKDFFMMRGHLGQYVIVQPEDNVIIVRLGHRKSPDAGIGAYTNDISLYIEEAYKMLNN
- a CDS encoding methylated-DNA--[protein]-cysteine S-methyltransferase → MEECIIKTPLGFTKIMGDIDGIASVTVLNHIERFEEETDKLSLQRKLESEEKVTDIIPQVLEDCVIQLQEYFKGERKQFHFKINAEGTDFQKRVWQELRNIPYGKTTSYLKLSQQLGDVKAIRAVANVNGKNPLWIIVPCHRVIGSDGSLTGYAGGLQRKQWLLEHESPYKQHTLF
- a CDS encoding 3'-5' exonuclease, which gives rise to MISKLNLEDILFLDIETVPETEKFSELDKTKQELWDAKSRYQRKEEFTAEEFYDRAGIWAEFGKIVCISVGYFSITNDVRTFRVTSFYGEEPKLLKDFKNLILSHFSQAKHLLCAHNGKEFDFPYIARRMIIHHIELPYKLNLFGKKPWEVPHLDTLELWKFGDYKTYTSLKLLTNVLGIPSPKDDIDGSEVYRVYYQEKEIDRIVVYCEKDTIAVAQIFLRLRGDDLLHDNEIIHI